AGGCCTCGGTCTTGGTGGACACCATGCTGGCCTCCCTGGCCTTTATTGTGGGCGAGGGCGGCGTGGCCGCGCTTTACTACGCGAGCCGTCTGGTGCAGCTTCCCCTGGGAATCTTCGGGATCTCTGTGGCCCAGGCTGCGCTTCCCACGCTTTCACAGCAGGCCTCCTTACAGGATATGGACTCTTTCAAGGCCACCCTGCTATCGGCTCTGCGCGCGACACTGGTGATTACGATTCCGGCGAGTGTGGGCCTTGTGCTCTTGGGCCGGCCGATTGTGGAAACCCTATTTCAGAGAGGGGAGTTTACTGCTTACTCCAGTGAAATTACGTCCTTTGCCTTGATGTTTTATGCTTTCGGGCTTTGGGCATTTGCGTGGAATAAGATATTGGTCGCTGCTTTTCACTCCATGAAAGATACCCGTACTCCGGTCAAAGCGGGCGCAGCGGCTCTGGGCGCGAATATTGCCCTGAATTTGATCTTGATGTGGCCTTTGGGAATCGGCGGATTGGCTTTGGCGACTGCTTGTTCCAGCACCTTGAGCTGTGTTCTTCTGATGCGCTGGCTGGGCGTCCGGCTCCAAGGCCTGAATTTTGCACAGGCCCTGCGTGTACCCCTGATGCGTGTCGGAGCGGCGACCTTATTGATGGCGGTCTTCTGTGTGGCCACAGCCGAAAAGCCCCTGTTCTTCTCGATCGGCGGTTCCATTGTTCTCTATGGAGTCGGCTGTGTCCTCTTGAATGTGGAGGAAGTAAAAGTCTTGACTCGGAAATGGCGCCGCACATGAGTGAGCCCAGGCTAAAAACACTGCAGGAAAAAATCCGGAAGTTGCCCCATCAGCCCGGTGTCTATTTCTTCAAAGACGGGAACGGCGAGGTGCTTTACGTGGGAAAGGCGAGTTCCTTGCGTAAACGCGTGGCCTCCTACGTGCGGCCCACAGGTTTGGCGCCGCGTACCGAATCCCTGATGAAGAGGGTCGTTGACATGGACTATATGGTCACGCGCACCGAACACGAGGCTTTGATCTACGAAGCGAGTCTGATTCAAGAAAAACAGCCCAAGTACAATGTGGTCTTTCGCGATGACAAGAGCTATCCGTGGCTGCGCGTCACGGATAAGGAGAAATGGCCGCGCGTTTTAGTGGACCGCAGGCGCAAGAAGCTCAAGGAGAAAGCGCTTTGGGTCGGTCCCTTTACGGACGCGGGGGCGCTCAAGGCCGCGGTTAAGAACCTGAGACAGATCTTTCCCTTGCGCAGTTGCAATACGCTACCCGAAAGTGCGTGTCTGGATTTTCATTTGGGACTTTGTTGTGCGCCCTGCATCGGAAACGTGAGTGAGGACGAGTACCGGTCCATGGTGCAGGATTTTGTCACTCTGGTCAGTTCCGGACGCGAAGGACTCATCAAGGAATTGCGGGACCGGATGAATCGGGCGGCGGCCTCCCTGGAGTTTGAGGAAGCGGCACGCATTCGAGATACTTTGACCGCCTTGGGTTCCCGGGCTGTGATGCCTGCGGGGAAATACGCCGTACCCTCTTCGGTCCCCGCACTGCGCCTACTCAAGGAAGATTTGAAGCTCAGCGTTTATCCCCGGCGCTTGGAGGCCTTTGATATATCCAATATCCAGGGCGCTCAGACAGTGGCCTCCATGGTGGTTTTTGAGGACGGCAAGCCTCTTAAGGCAGATTACCGGCATTACAAGATTAAGGATGTGGAGGGCATT
Above is a window of Candidatus Omnitrophota bacterium DNA encoding:
- a CDS encoding polysaccharide biosynthesis C-terminal domain-containing protein — protein: ASVLVDTMLASLAFIVGEGGVAALYYASRLVQLPLGIFGISVAQAALPTLSQQASLQDMDSFKATLLSALRATLVITIPASVGLVLLGRPIVETLFQRGEFTAYSSEITSFALMFYAFGLWAFAWNKILVAAFHSMKDTRTPVKAGAAALGANIALNLILMWPLGIGGLALATACSSTLSCVLLMRWLGVRLQGLNFAQALRVPLMRVGAATLLMAVFCVATAEKPLFFSIGGSIVLYGVGCVLLNVEEVKVLTRKWRRT
- a CDS encoding excinuclease ABC subunit UvrC, translated to MSEPRLKTLQEKIRKLPHQPGVYFFKDGNGEVLYVGKASSLRKRVASYVRPTGLAPRTESLMKRVVDMDYMVTRTEHEALIYEASLIQEKQPKYNVVFRDDKSYPWLRVTDKEKWPRVLVDRRRKKLKEKALWVGPFTDAGALKAAVKNLRQIFPLRSCNTLPESACLDFHLGLCCAPCIGNVSEDEYRSMVQDFVTLVSSGREGLIKELRDRMNRAAASLEFEEAARIRDTLTALGSRAVMPAGKYAVPSSVPALRLLKEDLKLSVYPRRLEAFDISNIQGAQTVASMVVFEDGKPLKADYRHYKIKDVEGIDDFESMRQVVRRRYQRLVREKKAMPDLIVVDGGKGQLSAAHGELLCLGLNKQALIGIAKREEEIFLPGRSAPVRLSKDSGSLQLVQRIRDEAHRFAVTHHRKLRAKQAVLSLLDQIPGVGETRKAQLLEHFGTPLAVARASEEELRQCEGISANRAAQIREYLDESWRY